In a genomic window of Mycolicibacter heraklionensis:
- a CDS encoding dihydrofolate reductase family protein, whose protein sequence is MRQLVRVQNFSISSDGYGAGEGQSLERPFGHADPADFMSWAGATAHWVNRTDPGGSFGLDDYITRDWANNIGAEIMGRNKFGPQRGPWEDYDWQGWWGDEPPFRTPVFVLTHHVRPSFTLGDTTFHFLDASPEDALARALSAADGKDVRIGGGVATVREFLDADLIDTMHVAVAPTELGRGERLWTSPDELVDRFHLEQIPSPSGMVHHFFWRRGLS, encoded by the coding sequence ATGCGACAACTGGTCCGTGTGCAGAACTTCAGCATTTCCAGCGACGGGTACGGCGCCGGAGAAGGGCAAAGCCTCGAGCGTCCGTTCGGTCACGCCGATCCGGCGGACTTCATGTCCTGGGCAGGCGCCACCGCGCACTGGGTCAACCGGACCGATCCCGGCGGCAGCTTCGGACTCGATGACTACATCACCCGCGACTGGGCCAACAATATCGGCGCAGAGATCATGGGGCGCAACAAATTCGGCCCGCAGCGCGGGCCGTGGGAAGACTATGATTGGCAAGGGTGGTGGGGCGACGAGCCGCCGTTTCGCACACCGGTGTTCGTCCTCACCCACCACGTGCGGCCATCATTCACACTGGGCGACACCACATTCCATTTCCTCGACGCCTCCCCCGAGGACGCACTGGCGCGAGCACTGTCTGCAGCTGACGGCAAGGACGTACGCATCGGCGGCGGCGTGGCCACGGTTCGGGAGTTCCTCGACGCCGATCTCATCGACACGATGCATGTCGCGGTGGCACCGACCGAACTCGGCCGCGGGGAAAGGTTGTGGACGAGCCCCGACGAACTGGTGGACCGGTTCCATCTTGAGCAGATCCCAAGCCCCAGCGGGATGGTGCATCACTTCTTCTGGCGCCGAGGTCTCAGCTGA
- the clpC1 gene encoding ATP-dependent protease ATP-binding subunit ClpC has translation MFERFTDRARRVVVLAQEEARMLNHNYIGTEHILLGLIHEGEGVAAKSLESLGISLEGVRSQVEEIIGQGQQAPSGHIPFTPRAKKVLELSLREALQLGHNYIGTEHILLGLIREGEGVAAQVLVKLGADLTRVRQQVIQLLSGYQGKETAEAGTGGRGGESGSPSTSLVLDQFGRNLTAAAMEGKLDPVIGREKEIERVMQVLSRRTKNNPVLIGEPGVGKTAVVEGLAQAIVAGEVPETLKDKQLYTLDLGSLVAGSRYRGDFEERLKKVLKEINTRGDIILFIDELHTLVGAGAAEGAIDAASILKPKLARGELQTIGATTLDEYRKYIEKDAALERRFQPVQVGEPTVEHTIEILKGLRDRYEAHHRVSISDSAIVAAATLADRYINDRFLPDKAIDLIDEAGARMRIRRMTAPPDLREFDEKIADARREKESAIDAQDFEKAASLRDREKQLVAQRAEREKQWRSGDLDVVAEVDDEQIAEVLGNWTGIPVFKLTEAETTRLLRMEDELHKRIIGQEDAVKAVSKAIRRTRAGLKDPKRPSGSFIFAGPSGVGKTELSKALAEFLFGDDDALIQIDMGEFHDRFTASRLFGAPPGYVGYEEGGQLTEKVRRKPFSVVLFDEIEKAHAEIYNSLLQVLEDGRLTDGQGRTVDFKNCVLIFTSNLGTSDISKAVGLGFTQGGGENNYERMKLKVNDELKKHFRPEFLNRIDDIIVFHQLTKEEIIEMVDLMIGRVAKQLKAKDMDIALTDKAKSLLAKRGFDPVLGARPLRRTIQREIEDQLSEKILFEELGPGQLVTVDVDNWDGEGAHENAVFTFAGSPKPTAEASDLAKAGAE, from the coding sequence ATGTTCGAGAGATTTACCGACCGCGCCCGCAGGGTTGTCGTCCTGGCCCAAGAAGAGGCCCGGATGCTCAACCACAACTACATCGGGACCGAGCACATCCTGCTGGGCCTGATCCACGAGGGTGAAGGCGTAGCCGCCAAGTCGCTGGAGTCGCTGGGCATCTCTTTGGAAGGGGTGCGCAGCCAGGTCGAGGAGATCATCGGCCAGGGCCAGCAGGCGCCGTCCGGGCACATCCCGTTCACCCCGCGCGCCAAGAAGGTGCTTGAGCTGAGCCTGCGTGAGGCGCTGCAGCTCGGCCACAACTACATCGGCACCGAGCACATTCTGCTCGGCCTGATCCGTGAGGGTGAGGGCGTCGCCGCCCAGGTGCTGGTCAAGCTGGGTGCTGACCTGACCCGGGTGCGTCAGCAGGTGATTCAGCTGCTGAGCGGCTACCAGGGCAAGGAGACCGCGGAGGCCGGCACCGGCGGACGCGGCGGCGAGTCCGGCTCACCGTCCACCTCGCTGGTGCTCGACCAGTTCGGCCGCAACCTGACCGCGGCCGCCATGGAGGGCAAGCTCGACCCGGTGATCGGCCGGGAGAAGGAAATCGAGCGGGTCATGCAGGTGCTGAGCCGCCGCACCAAGAACAACCCGGTGCTGATCGGTGAGCCCGGCGTCGGCAAGACCGCTGTGGTGGAGGGCCTGGCCCAGGCCATCGTGGCCGGGGAGGTCCCCGAGACGCTGAAGGACAAGCAGCTCTACACCCTGGACCTGGGGTCGCTGGTGGCCGGCAGCCGTTACCGCGGTGACTTCGAGGAGCGCCTGAAGAAGGTCCTCAAGGAGATCAACACCCGCGGCGACATCATCCTGTTCATCGACGAGCTGCACACCCTGGTGGGTGCCGGTGCGGCCGAGGGCGCTATCGACGCGGCCTCGATCCTCAAGCCGAAGCTGGCCCGCGGGGAGCTGCAGACCATCGGCGCCACCACCCTCGACGAGTACCGCAAGTACATCGAGAAGGACGCCGCGCTGGAGCGCCGGTTCCAGCCGGTGCAGGTCGGTGAGCCCACCGTCGAGCACACCATCGAGATCCTCAAGGGCCTGCGGGACCGCTACGAAGCCCACCACCGGGTCTCGATCAGCGACTCGGCGATCGTGGCGGCGGCCACCCTGGCCGACCGCTACATCAACGACCGGTTCCTGCCGGACAAGGCGATCGACCTGATCGACGAGGCCGGTGCCCGGATGCGGATCCGCCGGATGACCGCGCCGCCGGACCTGCGTGAGTTCGACGAGAAGATCGCCGACGCACGTCGCGAGAAGGAGTCCGCGATCGACGCGCAGGACTTCGAGAAGGCGGCCAGCCTGCGGGACCGGGAGAAGCAACTCGTCGCGCAGCGCGCCGAGCGCGAAAAGCAGTGGCGTTCCGGTGATCTGGATGTCGTGGCCGAGGTCGACGACGAGCAGATCGCCGAGGTGCTGGGCAACTGGACCGGCATCCCGGTGTTCAAGCTGACCGAGGCCGAGACCACCCGCCTGCTGCGCATGGAAGACGAGCTGCACAAGCGGATCATCGGCCAGGAGGACGCGGTCAAGGCGGTCAGCAAGGCCATCCGGCGCACCCGCGCCGGGCTGAAGGACCCGAAGCGGCCGTCGGGCTCGTTCATCTTCGCCGGCCCGTCCGGTGTAGGTAAGACCGAGCTGTCCAAGGCGCTGGCCGAGTTCCTGTTCGGCGACGACGACGCGCTCATCCAGATCGACATGGGTGAGTTCCACGACCGGTTCACCGCGTCGCGGCTGTTCGGTGCCCCTCCGGGCTACGTCGGCTACGAAGAGGGTGGTCAGCTGACCGAGAAGGTGCGGCGCAAGCCGTTCTCGGTGGTGCTGTTCGACGAGATCGAGAAGGCCCACGCCGAGATCTACAACAGCCTGTTGCAGGTCCTCGAGGACGGTCGGCTCACCGACGGGCAGGGCCGCACGGTGGACTTCAAGAACTGCGTGTTGATCTTCACCTCCAACCTGGGCACGTCCGACATCTCCAAGGCGGTCGGACTGGGCTTCACCCAGGGCGGCGGGGAGAACAACTACGAGCGGATGAAGCTCAAGGTCAACGACGAGCTCAAGAAGCACTTCCGCCCGGAGTTCCTGAACCGTATCGATGACATCATCGTCTTCCACCAGCTCACCAAGGAAGAGATCATCGAGATGGTCGATCTGATGATCGGCCGGGTGGCCAAGCAGCTCAAGGCCAAGGACATGGACATCGCGTTGACCGACAAGGCCAAGTCGCTGCTGGCCAAGCGCGGCTTCGACCCGGTGTTGGGTGCGCGTCCGCTGCGGCGCACCATCCAGCGCGAGATCGAGGACCAGCTCTCGGAGAAGATCCTGTTCGAAGAGCTGGGTCCTGGTCAGCTGGTCACCGTCGACGTCGACAACTGGGACGGCGAGGGTGCGCACGAGAACGCGGTGTTCACCTTTGCCGGTAGCCCGAAGCCGACGGCGGAGGCTTCCGACCTGGCTAAGGCCGGCGCGGAGTAA
- the lsr2 gene encoding histone-like nucleoid-structuring protein Lsr2 — translation MAKKVTVTLIDDFDGEGAADETVEFGLDGVTYEIDLSSKNATKLRAELKKWADAGRRVGGRRRGRSGGGRRGTIDREQSAAIREWARRNGHNVSTRGRIPADIIDAFHAAT, via the coding sequence ATGGCGAAAAAAGTGACCGTCACCTTGATCGATGATTTCGATGGTGAGGGTGCCGCCGACGAAACGGTCGAATTCGGCCTGGACGGGGTGACCTACGAGATCGACCTTTCGAGCAAGAATGCTACGAAACTGCGCGCTGAACTGAAGAAGTGGGCCGACGCGGGCCGTCGGGTGGGAGGCCGTCGGCGTGGACGGTCCGGTGGCGGTCGCCGCGGCACCATCGACCGTGAGCAGAGCGCCGCGATCCGCGAATGGGCCCGCCGTAACGGGCACAATGTGTCCACCCGCGGGCGTATCCCGGCCGACATCATCGACGCATTTCACGCCGCGACCTAA
- the mhuD gene encoding mycobilin-forming heme oxygenase MhuD, protein MSVVKINAIEVPADAGPELEKRFANRAHAVENQPGFLGFQLLRPVKGDDRYFVVTHWESDEAFQAWAQGPAVEAHAGQRAKPVATGASLLEFEVVLDVAGTAAQG, encoded by the coding sequence ATGTCAGTGGTGAAGATCAATGCAATCGAGGTGCCCGCCGATGCCGGGCCCGAACTGGAGAAACGGTTCGCAAATCGCGCGCACGCGGTGGAGAATCAGCCCGGTTTTCTTGGCTTCCAGCTGCTGCGCCCGGTCAAGGGCGACGACCGCTACTTCGTGGTGACGCACTGGGAGTCCGACGAAGCGTTCCAGGCCTGGGCGCAGGGACCCGCCGTCGAAGCCCACGCCGGCCAGCGCGCCAAGCCGGTGGCGACCGGGGCATCGTTGCTGGAGTTCGAGGTCGTGCTTGACGTCGCCGGAACCGCCGCACAGGGCTAG
- a CDS encoding serine hydrolase has translation MRRPLAAWVVTATLAAAAAGCAPSPASPGDPGSEGGVTISTKTPPGLRAKQTMDMLNSDWPIGPIGVATLAAPDKVEQVVATMESLWWDRPFHLDSVDIRAGAATLHLTTSFGARQDIRIRTDDNGMVDLFKPTTEAPDIRSWHDLDSVLNKTGARYSYQASRVEHGACKPVAGANTTQSLPLASIFKLYVLLAVANEVKAGTVSWDDPLTITDRAKAVGSSGLEELPDGAHVSVRRAAEKMIATSDNMATDLLIGRVGTRAVERALAAAGHHDPASMTPFPTMYELFSVGWGKPDLREQWQHGSPQERAKLLRQADSRPYEPDPIRAHIPASAYGAEWYGSAEDICRVHVALQAAAVDKAAPVREILSAVRGIDLPRTDWPYIGAKAGGLPGDLTFSWYAVDRGGQPWVVSFQLNWPRDHGKSVGSWMLQVAKQAFGLLPVQR, from the coding sequence ATGAGGCGACCGCTGGCCGCCTGGGTAGTGACGGCGACGCTGGCAGCCGCAGCCGCCGGCTGCGCACCCTCGCCGGCATCTCCCGGCGACCCCGGTTCCGAGGGCGGCGTGACGATCTCGACGAAGACGCCGCCCGGTCTGCGCGCCAAGCAGACCATGGACATGCTGAACTCCGATTGGCCGATCGGTCCGATCGGGGTGGCGACCCTGGCCGCGCCGGACAAGGTCGAGCAGGTGGTCGCGACCATGGAGTCGCTGTGGTGGGACCGACCGTTCCACCTCGACAGCGTCGACATTCGCGCCGGCGCGGCCACCCTGCACCTGACCACCTCCTTCGGTGCTCGTCAGGACATCCGGATCCGCACTGACGACAACGGCATGGTGGACCTGTTCAAACCGACCACCGAGGCACCGGACATCCGCTCCTGGCACGACCTCGATTCGGTGCTGAACAAGACCGGTGCCCGGTACTCCTACCAGGCGTCGCGCGTCGAGCACGGCGCCTGCAAGCCGGTGGCCGGCGCCAACACCACCCAGTCCCTGCCGCTGGCATCGATCTTCAAGTTGTATGTGCTGCTGGCAGTGGCCAACGAGGTGAAGGCCGGGACGGTGTCCTGGGACGACCCGCTGACCATCACCGACCGGGCCAAGGCGGTCGGCTCATCCGGGCTGGAGGAACTGCCCGACGGCGCCCATGTCTCGGTGCGCAGGGCCGCCGAGAAGATGATCGCAACCAGCGACAACATGGCGACCGATCTGCTCATCGGCCGGGTGGGCACGCGCGCGGTCGAGCGCGCACTGGCCGCGGCCGGCCACCACGACCCGGCCAGCATGACTCCGTTTCCCACCATGTATGAACTGTTCTCGGTGGGCTGGGGTAAGCCCGACCTGCGCGAGCAGTGGCAGCACGGCTCACCGCAGGAGCGAGCGAAGTTGCTGCGGCAGGCCGACTCCCGGCCGTATGAGCCGGACCCGATCCGAGCGCACATCCCGGCATCCGCCTACGGCGCCGAGTGGTACGGCAGCGCCGAGGACATCTGCCGGGTGCACGTCGCGCTGCAGGCCGCCGCGGTGGACAAGGCCGCACCGGTCCGCGAGATCCTGTCCGCGGTTCGCGGCATCGACCTGCCGCGCACCGACTGGCCCTACATCGGCGCCAAAGCGGGCGGCCTGCCCGGCGACCTGACCTTCAGCTGGTACGCCGTCGACCGGGGCGGTCAGCCGTGGGTGGTCAGCTTCCAGCTCAATTGGCCGCGTGACCACGGCAAGAGCGTCGGCAGCTGGATGCTGCAGGTCGCCAAGCAGGCGTTCGGCCTGTTACCCGTCCAGCGCTAG